The Hemicordylus capensis ecotype Gifberg chromosome 5, rHemCap1.1.pri, whole genome shotgun sequence nucleotide sequence TTTAGGAAAGGGTCTACTGTGAGCTGCCTTTTGAGGTATGGCCAATGGCAACTAGACAGAGAGCCTGTACAAATGGCTTTTAAGGGCCTTTAAGACCCTTTTAAAGAGTTTTCTTGCTCAGTAAACAGCATATATTTTAATCACAATAATGTTCCCAGACATGTGCATGAAGGAACGTGTGCCAGGAAGACCCCTTTAAACGGAAGTGTTAATACTTGATGTAAAAGAATTGTTTTTCggctcttccttcctctcttgcaGTTGCCTCAAAGAGAGCACAGATTGTGGGTGGCGTGTGTGTGAAACGTGTCTAGCCGCACTGTGCTCCATGGCTGCCCCACCTGCCATTAGCctttcctgctccctcccctctcGTAAGAATACCAAGCACAGGATGCTTGAGGAAAGCACGGGCAGGAGCCAATCAGCGCGCAGCAAGGCGGGTTGAGTTGCATGTGCTCTTGTTTGTGTACGTGCAGAACCCAGCCGGCTCCGCGACCAGAGGGCGGGATTCCAGCCAGCGCGTTTCTTCTTTAGTTCTTCGCGCTGCCCGCCAGGCCTGCCTCGTTAGATGCTATGGAAGGAGCAAAGGAGCGACACTGAAAGTCGGCTTCAGTCCCACCACAACTTTTGCTATAACGGAGCTGAGCACAAGCAAGACGAATGTTACTGTTAGATTGCAATGCAAAGGTAAGATTTTGCAAGCTAAGCTTATACATTGGTATTCTTGCCCtgattcttttcttttcagagTACCAGATGTTGAACTGGTTGTAACACAAATTATCACACTGCTAGTAAACTCATGGTTTACTAGCCTGCGATCAATGAGAAATAAAGCGTAACAATCTAGCAGATTTATATCCGTTCTGTTAAATTCGCCAATTATTGGGAAGCCGGGTTTTTGTAAATCAGGTATTAGCTACAAGAACTACGTTTCAAACTTTTATCTGTCTTGTAGCCGAATGGCCCGAGTCTCCTGGAAGCAGGGACCGAAGTGAACGTACCTGATGAAGCCTTTGGGCAATCCCCAGCTCATTTGGCTGCTCGTGGAGGACATGCTTTCTTCCTGCTTTGGCAATTGCAGACAGGAGCTAATCTGAACCAACAGGTACATTTTCCATTTCTAGGCAATCCAGCACGCTAGCAGATTCCATTTTATCATTATTAAGATGGAAAAATAGACAGCTATTGAAGCATTATAAACGGGGCAATTGCAAAGCTAGAAAAGCTTCAATAGCTTTAGAGCActgcttctctcctgctgtgaggGGTATATATATTGAATTTATTTTTATAGTACTTCAGCAGTGTACTGTCTGCTATACAGTTCATACTGAAAGTAGTGGCCTACACATGTCATATTGCAAATAGCATGTGCATCATTTGCAGGCTCACTtctcttagaaactaatttttggaagtaattttttaaactGTATACTTGTGTCCAGGTCTTTCCCCCTTTATTTAATGTTCAGGTATATAAAGAGATTAAAGATATAATCTCTTTAAAGCAGAGGTTATAAAATTCTTTGGTTAATTTTATAAAATGTCAATATAACACAAACCTAATAAAGAgatgtatattttaatatcaaggataaaatgtataaaatataaaaaacaataaTGTATACAATAAGATGCCAATGTTTCAGGATAATGTTTTTAATATGATAGGATAGATGAGTAAATTCCATACACCAAAATATCTTATTGCTACTCTAAGATTCTAATTGAAATTTGAATAGTGAACTGAAGCAGCATCTGAAACTTTGCAACAGTGCTGTGAGACTTCACCTGTACATTCCTATATCCTGATACTCCATTATTAATCATCTGTATATCCTCACATTTTGTTCTTTATAGAAGTTATTGTTTTCTATATTGTTCAGCAATCTGTTATACATTTTATCTTTGATATCAAAATATACATCTCTATTAGGTACTTTGTTTTGTGTTATATCTGTATTTGGTACCTACCCCTTTCATTTTCTGTAATTTTATAAAATGCCCAACACATTACtgcaatataaatatttaacTGAATATAGTGCACTTCAATTTACTTAAATGGCATCCAAAACAATTCAAAAGGTACTATTTCAGTAGAGCTAAATTGACACAGTACAGAAAGAGTGGTTTTGAGGCACATTTTCCAGCGGACCCACTCCAGAGAACTGTGTACAGCAGATTCCAACAAATTGCCTGCCTCCACTTGTAAATTGCATTCTCCAGATTAAGGCTGTAGAGCTGGAAATTATGGTGACTTTAGTATATCACACTGCTAGAGATTTCACCCTCATCCTGAAATGGCTCTGTCATgaggcactggtggggggaatgtgAACACCCCACTCGGTCCCCTGCCATGAGGAATACCtctgtacttcccccccccccatgccccttGCTAGCCCAGATGCCACCCTGTTCCCGGTGCCACTCCTACTTGCATGCTGTGGGGTAATGGTTATTGTGCATCCAAGCTTTGCAGGCTGGCCTCCCTTTTTTTGTCGAGAGACAATGAGAGAGAGTTGATGTAGCACAGGAACAAAAAGGAGAGGTCAGCACTTAAAGCTGGCAGTAGTGAATGCATACTAACCGCTGCCTCACaagtgcaagcagcagcagcagcagcatgctcaCCATCCAATGGTGAGGGGAAAGATGGCAGTGTCTGGGATGTGGCAGCTGGGCCAATGAGGGGGCAGAATGGCATCAGTGCCAGCTCTGGCCTCGGGAGCAGGGCCAGCTGGCTGCCCTTCATCTCAAGTGGCAAACAGCAACAAGATGGAACTCACCCCATCCCTTTTATTAACTAATTCTAACAGTTACATGTGAATGTAACTGCAAAATGATGAAACGTCTCCATTTATTTAGGATTGGCTTGGGGAAGCTCCAATTCACAAGGCAGCTAAAGTTGGGAGCTTGGAGTGTCTGACCTTTCTTGTTGCCAGTCATGCCAATATTGAGTAAGTATATCAATTCAACTACTACTAACTTAGATAATGGATATAATCTAGATAATGGTTCTGCTGTTTACATTGGAGAACTGTGAATAAAAGATATCTTCATATGAATGTTAAGGTTAGCAAAACTATGTAATTGCTGATTTCTTCAGAACATATGCTGTACAATCTCGCTGTTTAATTTAGAAAAAGATAACTTGCAGAGAAGGAAGAGCATCTTTTAAAGCAATTGGACTTTACGTTGATTAACTTACCATGTTGATTTCAGCAGCATTTGTGGCCTGATTGTATACATGTTTAGTTAGATATAAGCCCCATTGAgttcaataggatttactccTTTGTACGTTCAGGATTGTAGCCTTAGTTTTTAAACACTTGTATCACTTTGTTTGATTTGCATTTCAATGTGTTTCACAGACTGTCATTTTAATTTAGTTGTATGGTACATACAATATCAAACATTGAGCTTtcttttaattttgtattttagtTTATGCAATAATAATGGACAAACAGCTGAAGACCTTGCGTGGGCTTTTGGATTTTCAAAATGTGCACAGTTCCTCATGACAGTGAAACATGTTCAAAATGGGAGAGCGATTACACAGTGTAGTTACTCCCTGCATGACAATGATGGTGTACTCAGAAAGGCTTCAACAAGACAGAAAAGGGCATGTGAAAGCTGGAGCCCCATAAGCAAGAAGAGAGTGAGATCAAATGGTATTGTACTAAGTCTTTTGCATACAGTCTTAATTTAAGACAATCCTTCAGTCAGACACAGTTTCAATCTGAAAAATGTTGTGTCAGGACTATAGTTCATGTCAACATTTTATGTCAGGAATAGAAGTTACAGGTTCTAAATGTCAAAACCCATTGTAAATAGTAATAAAAATCAGATTCTGTGGGTTGAGCAGCACAGTCCTTAGtaaaaaaaatacagaaataGCCCAccgatttcagtggaacttactcctCAGAGTGCTTAAGTTTGCCACCTCATTTGAGTATGCTTTAATCATACCAGTTTAGTATCACCACCTTCAGTGTGTCCATGCCCGTTCTTTAAAGATAGGACATGAGTGGCATGTACAGAATGTCTTCCCCCTCACCAAAGAGCAACCAATATGCTTAGAATAGATGTCCTTCCAGGATAGAGAGCTGAGTTCTGCCTTAGCCCTGgcattcttctttttaaaggctAATTGTTCCTCCTTTTTCCTTTGAGaacaaagcttttttaaaaaaactgttaagGTTTACAACAATACACTTGTACCACTGCTAGGTTTTCCATCTCTGATTGTACCCACTCACTCTGTTGCTGATTTACTCAGCATTTAAGTGTTCCGCTgataaatgtcatttaaaatttgcTGTTCAGAAGTCTTTCCACTTTAATGTTAACTATTAAATGTTATGTTTGGACTTTGCTTTGAGCACTTAAGTTTGACAAAATACTAAAAACATGTCCTAAACAAAATGACAACCCAGGGTGGCAGGCTTTTTTTCTTTTGAGACTgcagcatccaaactagtgaAGGAAGCAGGGGTGAGCAGTGGCCTCTGTAAGAACTTATTTCTAAGGCTGGGGTATGTCATTCTAGTGTTATGACTAGGTTGTAGCATGCCTAACTGAAATGCAGATTTATGAAAAGCAAATTTTTATTTACATTAAACAGATACCGTGTCTCCAATGTCATGTGAAAGGTGATCACCATGAAGAAAAAGCTGAACAATCAGAACCCTGCAGAGAAACACTGGGGCTGCAGTTCAAAAACCCAAATATTTGGAACAATGCCTTCTGAGAAGGAGAATGGTTGCTTCTTAAAGAATGTAGTTTTTAACATAATTTCTGTATGTACACAATAAACATGTATAATAGTGCCATGTCTTTACCATCTTCTCTCTCAGTATATGTAATTAGATTGATACATTGTTTCTCCCACAACACACAAATTTGACACATGTGAACATGTACACACACAGGAGAAGGATGGGGTTTTAAAAATTAGTCATAGCTTTGATGTCACTTATGCATTGCCACCAGTTTCATAACAGATTCTAAGAACTACTTCATGTTAACTTAGCAGTTGGCTCTATGAATACCTTTAGCAATGTTCAGAGCATAATAAGGTACGTGATCTTGTTGAGCCGCATACATTTGATCTGAGCATGTTTATCAGCAAGCAAAGCTCACAGAATTTTACTGCAATTTTGATGTAATTACTACTCTTGTATTGTCATGACACATCATCCTGCCCCCTCATTCATCTTCCAGTGCTGCAAGTCTTAGGATCTAATTATATAAGCAATATCAGAAAATATAATTTTGTAAGTAATCTGTTTATTTAAAACATCATCTTGTTCTTAATTTGTATACCATGGGATATTGGAGTAGCATGCCCATTTCAACTGGAATTCTGATATTTTAAGTGAAAATAAATAATTGCTTAAAAACATGTATATATTTCTAAATAAGACAGATAGTATACCACGATCTTCTAAACAGGCATTCAAATAGTTTTTGGTCGCTGAGGTAGACACAGGTTATAATAAGCATCTTTGTTCCAAAAATCTGGGCCCTTCCATCCACACCAACCCTGCATAGTTGGAGAAAAAATATACTATAAGACAAGTGAACTTGATACAatatcaactagggatgtgcagaatgttttgagcttggaactgCCTGCCTTGAAGTGGGCCATGTGGAGTGTTCTGAGCCGAAATGGAAcactcttcaaatgaagggctcattcaagacccatctttttagcctagcttttaatatctagttttaatttgcttttaatgagttttaatctggtttaaatgctttttaaaaaagtttaattgttttattatgtgtgtttgattttaatgtaaaccaccctgagccactttgggaagggcagtatataaaaaaaaataaaagcacgCAAGCTGATACTATATCATGTCAAATATTTCTTCTATGTATTCAGTATAGTATATAAATTGCATACAtagaaatgctttttaaaaacccacagatAACTGTTTTGCTTGAAGCATAGGTATATAATTTGAAGGTAACAATGTAACATTTTGTTGATAGGGTTGATTGTGAATCAGACCAAGTGCATTTTAAGCACAATATATTTCTGAATTTTACAACATTCACTAGCTACCTGGCTCCCAATgacaagaaacaaaaaacaaaaagagatgcTCAGTTTCTGAACTCATGGGACAGAGTTTTCAGGGCCAGCCCATCAAAGGTTGTAGCAGATCTGTGCTCCATTACAATAAAGAGGCTGAGCACTACTTTTCAccattactactagtagtaagcCAGAATCTCCAAGAATCCAAAAGCATGTCCTGCTCCACAACTACTCCACAGTAACAGTCTAGGTCTAAATGTTTCAGCTTCTGGCAAAAATGAAGATCACATATATCTGATATAAGATCACATATataccacccagggacttttttgtatgggctAGTATATaagtgtactaaataaataaatatcttgtaTAATCCACCTTGGATAAGAATATAAGACATGTTGTGCCAAAGACCCATGTGTAAAATGAACATGAATtcattctcctccccccacacacatgcagtTTATCTAGTTTGTTTTTGTATCTCAGTCTTTTACTATCCAGCAACCTAAGAGCTGCCACTACAGGGAAGTGCTGTGCACTGGGAGAAGGAACTGATGGAGGATGCAACTTCATCTCCGCTGCCTTCCCTCAGCCTTTGAATCCCTGCTTAAATCTATAGTGAAGTACCTGCTCTGAAGCAGAGTCAGA carries:
- the ANKRD37 gene encoding ankyrin repeat domain-containing protein 37, producing MLLLDCNAKPNGPSLLEAGTEVNVPDEAFGQSPAHLAARGGHAFFLLWQLQTGANLNQQDWLGEAPIHKAAKVGSLECLTFLVASHANIDLCNNNGQTAEDLAWAFGFSKCAQFLMTVKHVQNGRAITQCSYSLHDNDGVLRKASTRQKRACESWSPISKKRVRSNDTVSPMSCER